The DNA region GGTGTTAGTAGAAGTGCATTAGTACAAGAAATAATTAAATTCTTTTTCGTAAAAGAAGATGAGCAATTTAAAATAAAAAAATATATTGATGGTTACAAGAGGATTCCAGAGAAAACAAATTACATAGCTCAGTTTGAACAAGTTCAGTTTGAAGCATTAGATAAGGAGTTTTAAGATGCATAAAGGTGAGATTTGGTGGGCAAATTTACTGAGTCCTATAGGCAAAAGGC from bacterium includes:
- a CDS encoding CopG family transcriptional regulator, whose amino-acid sequence is MYDNSNTREINMSKLRLTVTIPHEEYERIEQEKKKKGVSRSALVQEIIKFFFVKEDEQFKIKKYIDGYKRIPEKTNYIAQFEQVQFEALDKEF